In a genomic window of Deltaproteobacteria bacterium:
- a CDS encoding sulfotransferase produces MTPCLFSTGTARGGTGLVTRMLSVSPLVDIALDPFLPLFRSYRSAIIRHHGSEKMRQTCNNPDAPFADYYFSQEQLDVLDAIQNAPLDVPFQRQERPALLDLLRQRARLSSGDLVPLMDSLVGDTYRDFFLNGLRLIQKTRKGAKTQWVGLHENWTVEFLLPLANAFPEGRFLIILRDPRAVIASNLHVSNSSERGHIASYARCIRKQMACALYYQTLPVFRNRLVLLRYEDLIRDPEGKCKELCRFLEIPFHPDMLDTHKYVDPATGETYNGYSSFEPVAHGFKEHRIGRWRQHLPNDQVRLIDFICGFEMEFFGYEPLDHSESAPLDPGILSALIKDGQEPKSWRTDFGLPEKDYGFEFLRRGLLLSPDFMFEEPLVRKAFLYKEVYSALKTSCHRT; encoded by the coding sequence ATGACTCCTTGCCTGTTTTCAACCGGAACGGCGCGGGGGGGAACGGGTCTTGTGACCCGTATGTTGTCCGTCAGTCCCCTGGTGGATATCGCCCTGGATCCCTTTCTTCCCCTTTTCCGTTCTTACCGGTCGGCCATTATCAGACATCACGGTTCGGAAAAAATGAGGCAAACCTGCAACAACCCCGATGCGCCCTTCGCGGATTACTATTTTTCCCAAGAACAGCTTGACGTGCTGGACGCCATTCAGAATGCCCCCCTGGATGTCCCGTTTCAGCGCCAGGAGCGGCCCGCCCTGCTGGACCTGCTCCGGCAGAGGGCGCGGCTCTCTTCGGGGGATCTTGTCCCCCTGATGGATTCCCTTGTCGGGGACACCTATCGCGATTTTTTTCTCAACGGCTTGCGGCTCATTCAAAAGACGCGAAAGGGCGCCAAAACCCAATGGGTCGGACTGCACGAAAATTGGACGGTCGAATTTCTTTTGCCGCTCGCCAACGCCTTCCCGGAGGGGCGGTTTTTGATCATCCTCCGGGATCCGCGCGCCGTCATCGCTTCCAATCTGCACGTTTCGAACTCTTCCGAGAGAGGGCATATTGCATCCTACGCGCGGTGCATCAGAAAACAGATGGCCTGCGCCCTCTACTATCAAACGCTTCCGGTGTTTCGAAACCGGCTCGTCCTTTTGCGCTATGAGGATCTCATCCGGGATCCGGAGGGAAAATGCAAAGAGCTGTGCCGCTTTCTCGAGATCCCTTTTCACCCGGATATGCTGGATACCCACAAGTATGTCGATCCCGCAACGGGAGAGACTTACAATGGTTACAGCAGTTTTGAGCCTGTGGCCCACGGTTTTAAAGAGCATCGCATCGGCCGATGGCGCCAACACCTCCCAAACGACCAGGTCCGGTTGATCGACTTTATTTGCGGGTTTGAGATGGAGTTCTTTGGATATGAACCGCTGGATCATTCCGAATCCGCCCCGCTGGATCCCGGGATACTTTCCGCCCTCATCAAAGACGGACAAGAGCCGAAGTCATGGCGGACCGACTTCGGTCTGCCTGAAAAAGATTATGGATTTGAATTCCTCCGGCGGGGACTTCTGCTCTCACCGGACTTTATGTTTGAGGAGCCCCTTGTGAGAAAGGCGTTTCTCTATAAAGAAGTTTATTCGGCGCTGAAGACTTCATGTCATCGGACTTGA
- a CDS encoding acylneuraminate cytidylyltransferase, translated as MKAGKMAAVLACRNQSLRLYAKPLQTLDVKTGLTILDFLIRQLKQIPILSGIVLAISEKEENAVYRTVARRHEIPFVIGDDHDALGRLLRGAESVQADQVFRVTTESPYCYLDNLEEVYRHHCDNGLDHSVILGVPDGAYYEIIRYDALKKSWELGEKRHRSEFCTSYIHEHPDQFKIKKQGVPEEVRSGDVRLTVDWPEDLIVLRRVYEDLRLNPDKPVSIEKIIAYLRSHPEINALNNRIDSGAGRIWY; from the coding sequence ATGAAAGCCGGAAAAATGGCGGCGGTCCTGGCGTGCCGCAATCAATCGCTTCGCCTGTATGCGAAACCGCTTCAAACCCTGGATGTCAAAACGGGCCTGACCATTCTCGATTTCCTGATCCGTCAATTGAAGCAGATCCCCATCCTTTCAGGCATTGTCCTGGCCATTTCCGAGAAGGAAGAAAATGCCGTCTATCGGACAGTCGCGCGTCGCCACGAGATTCCCTTTGTCATCGGGGATGATCATGATGCCCTTGGCCGGCTGTTACGGGGCGCGGAATCGGTGCAAGCCGACCAGGTGTTCCGTGTGACAACGGAGAGTCCGTATTGCTACCTCGATAACCTTGAGGAGGTCTACCGGCATCATTGCGACAACGGCCTCGACCATTCCGTCATTTTGGGAGTCCCCGATGGGGCCTACTACGAAATTATCCGTTACGATGCCCTGAAGAAAAGCTGGGAGCTGGGGGAAAAGAGGCACCGGAGTGAGTTTTGCACTTCATACATTCATGAACACCCCGACCAGTTCAAGATAAAAAAACAGGGTGTCCCGGAGGAGGTCCGAAGCGGGGACGTGCGTCTGACCGTTGACTGGCCCGAGGATCTGATCGTTTTACGCAGGGTGTACGAAGATCTCCGGCTGAATCCCGACAAGCCCGTCTCCATAGAAAAGATTATCGCGTATCTTCGCTCCCATCCGGAGATCAACGCCCTCAACAACCGGATCGATTCGGGCGCGGGAAGGATCTGGTATTAA
- the pseI gene encoding pseudaminic acid synthase → MTTPSPFIEIQGRKIGTGRPAYIVAEISANHNQSYETAVKMVHAAKEAGADAVKLQTYTPDTMTIDCDNAHFQIGAGNNWAGQTLYQLYSKAYTPWDWQPRLKRLADQLGLHCFSSPFDVTAVDFLEEIGVPAYKIASFELVDIPLIQYIARKGRPIILSTGLAERSEIEEAVRAIRATGNSQIALLKCTSAYPAPPEEMNLKTIPQMIEDFGVPCGLSDHTLGHAVAVAGVALGASIVEKHFTLSRGMESPDAGFSLEPHEFRDLVDGIRTVEKAMGQVRYHPTAKELNNRVFRRSLFVVQDVKAGDRISSENVRSIRPGNGLPPRRYPEVVNRRFTRDVRRGTPLAADLVEMKTV, encoded by the coding sequence TTGACGACGCCGTCGCCTTTTATAGAAATCCAGGGCCGAAAAATAGGAACGGGGCGGCCGGCCTATATCGTGGCAGAGATATCGGCCAATCATAACCAGAGCTACGAGACCGCCGTCAAAATGGTCCATGCGGCCAAAGAGGCGGGGGCCGATGCCGTCAAATTGCAAACCTACACCCCGGACACCATGACCATTGACTGCGATAACGCCCATTTTCAGATCGGCGCGGGGAACAACTGGGCCGGCCAGACCTTATACCAGCTGTATAGCAAGGCTTATACCCCGTGGGATTGGCAACCCAGGCTGAAGCGTCTGGCCGATCAGCTCGGGTTGCACTGTTTTTCGAGCCCTTTCGATGTCACGGCGGTCGATTTTCTGGAAGAGATCGGCGTTCCGGCGTACAAGATCGCCTCGTTCGAGTTGGTGGATATTCCCCTGATTCAATATATCGCGCGGAAAGGGAGGCCGATTATCCTGTCAACCGGATTGGCGGAGCGATCGGAGATTGAAGAAGCGGTCCGGGCGATCCGTGCTACCGGTAATTCGCAAATAGCCCTTCTCAAGTGCACCAGCGCCTACCCTGCCCCTCCCGAGGAGATGAATCTCAAGACGATCCCACAGATGATCGAAGATTTTGGCGTTCCATGTGGTCTTTCGGATCATACCCTAGGCCATGCGGTGGCGGTGGCCGGCGTCGCCCTGGGCGCCTCCATCGTTGAAAAGCATTTCACCCTCTCCCGGGGCATGGAAAGTCCGGATGCAGGGTTTTCCCTGGAGCCGCATGAATTCAGGGATCTCGTGGACGGTATTCGCACCGTGGAGAAGGCCATGGGCCAGGTGCGGTATCACCCCACGGCAAAAGAACTCAACAACCGGGTCTTCCGCCGGTCCCTTTTCGTGGTTCAGGATGTGAAGGCGGGGGACAGGATCTCATCGGAAAATGTTCGGTCGATCCGCCCGGGAAACGGTCTGCCTCCCCGGCGCTATCCCGAGGTCGTAAACAGGAGATTCACGCGGGATGTGCGGCGCGGGACTCCGCTTGCGGCCGATCTTGTTGAGATGAAAACCGTTTAG
- a CDS encoding gamma-glutamyl-gamma-aminobutyrate hydrolase family protein (Members of this family of hydrolases with an active site Cys residue belong to MEROPS family C26.) yields MRFIGVTQRVGTSENRERRDQLDQRWIAFLLQCGFTPYPIPNHVRSAESLVRSIACHGILLTGGNNLLDYGGDAPERDETELFLLKHALDRNLPLLGICRGMQLIQHFFGIRLTQVEGHITPTLKITVNGTEREVPSYHRMGTTETTDVLDVWAAAPDGVVKAVRHKTRPIQGLMWHPERIHPFAPPDIEFVREFYTR; encoded by the coding sequence ATGAGGTTCATCGGCGTCACCCAGCGCGTGGGAACCTCGGAGAACAGGGAGCGTCGCGATCAACTGGATCAGCGATGGATCGCCTTCCTTTTACAATGCGGATTCACTCCTTATCCCATTCCCAATCATGTGAGATCGGCCGAGTCGCTCGTACGATCGATCGCCTGTCATGGAATCCTGTTGACGGGTGGAAATAACCTTCTTGACTATGGGGGGGATGCCCCGGAGCGCGACGAAACCGAGCTGTTTCTCCTCAAGCATGCGTTGGACAGGAATCTGCCGCTTCTCGGCATTTGCAGAGGAATGCAACTGATCCAGCATTTCTTTGGAATCCGGTTGACCCAGGTTGAGGGCCACATAACACCAACACTCAAGATCACCGTGAACGGAACCGAGCGGGAAGTTCCCAGCTACCACAGGATGGGGACGACTGAAACAACCGATGTTTTGGATGTATGGGCGGCGGCCCCTGACGGAGTCGTCAAGGCGGTTCGGCATAAAACGAGACCCATTCAAGGACTCATGTGGCACCCGGAAAGGATCCACCCGTTCGCGCCCCCGGACATCGAGTTCGTGAGAGAATTTTACACCCGGTGA
- the pseG gene encoding UDP-2,4-diacetamido-2,4,6-trideoxy-beta-L-altropyranose hydrolase produces the protein MSFKVLMRVDAGPIAGYGHFMRSLALAQALRRKGHDVLFVSQALSDSLVAGLKRQKLTVRRLESGLPLREDALATSRMAVAESCRWIVMDGYSFDTEYQRLLKKGGSLLFCIDELADRRQLADIVLNQTHDAENLFTYNTEQGAVLLLGSRYALLREEFLRRGRAVHPPKPRNRNILITMGAGDRHNQAARVIEAIATVNQGRWRVKIVAGDVNPNERLLRRLIAGLNGSNELVGSNGNMPTLMTWADLAVSAGGSTCWEICFLGLPAILISTAANQRFIASSLHASGCALHLGRHEEVVIPQIAEAVSRLMEDPARRTTMSRRGREIVDGAGADRAVAAMEEFS, from the coding sequence ATGTCGTTTAAAGTTCTCATGCGGGTGGATGCCGGGCCGATTGCCGGTTACGGTCATTTTATGCGCTCGCTGGCCCTCGCCCAGGCGCTACGAAGGAAAGGCCATGATGTCCTTTTTGTGTCACAGGCCCTGTCTGACAGTCTGGTAGCCGGGCTCAAACGGCAAAAATTGACCGTAAGGCGGCTTGAATCGGGTCTGCCGCTACGGGAGGATGCCTTGGCGACAAGCCGGATGGCCGTTGCGGAATCGTGCCGGTGGATCGTGATGGACGGTTATTCTTTTGATACCGAATACCAACGCCTTTTGAAGAAAGGCGGCTCGCTCCTCTTTTGCATCGATGAACTGGCCGACCGACGTCAATTGGCCGATATTGTCCTGAATCAGACCCATGACGCCGAAAACCTGTTCACGTACAACACGGAGCAGGGCGCCGTTCTGCTCCTGGGCAGTCGCTATGCGTTGTTGCGGGAAGAGTTTCTCCGGCGGGGGCGCGCCGTCCATCCCCCAAAGCCCCGAAACCGGAACATTTTAATCACGATGGGTGCGGGAGATCGTCACAACCAGGCCGCCAGGGTCATCGAAGCGATAGCGACCGTGAATCAGGGAAGATGGCGCGTGAAAATTGTTGCGGGTGATGTGAATCCGAATGAACGCCTTCTCCGGCGCCTGATCGCCGGCCTGAACGGTTCTAATGAATTGGTCGGATCGAACGGTAATATGCCGACGCTCATGACATGGGCGGATCTGGCCGTCAGCGCCGGTGGGAGCACCTGTTGGGAGATCTGTTTTTTGGGACTGCCCGCCATTCTCATCTCCACGGCGGCAAACCAGAGGTTTATTGCGTCAAGCCTGCACGCCTCGGGATGCGCCCTGCATCTGGGGCGGCATGAGGAGGTCGTCATCCCCCAAATCGCGGAGGCCGTCTCCCGCTTGATGGAAGATCCCGCCCGGCGGACAACGATGTCCCGACGCGGCCGGGAGATTGTGGACGGCGCCGGGGCGGACCGCGCAGTGGCCGCCATGGAGGAATTTTCATGA
- a CDS encoding class I SAM-dependent methyltransferase codes for MKPGDYTELAKHYFHRPGYSKQVLKALALYMDAARDGFLVADIGAGTGKLTGILMDLGLSGYAIEPNEAMREEGLRLCRDRSRVKWSKGTAEETGLSDASVDWILMASSFHWTNSIAALAEFHRILRPGGFFSALWNPRDLEKSPLQKRIEEIVCAMAPGLKRVSSGAEKYTRGLEQTLIGTGHFHHPIFMEAPHEETMDRQRYLGVWRSVNDLQAQAGELKFQEILDRIESEISGLDRIVVPYKTRAWTVQKKLQ; via the coding sequence ATGAAACCGGGTGATTATACGGAACTCGCCAAACACTATTTCCACAGACCCGGCTATTCCAAACAGGTCCTGAAGGCCCTTGCCCTTTACATGGACGCCGCCCGTGACGGGTTCCTCGTCGCCGATATCGGGGCGGGAACCGGCAAGTTGACCGGGATCCTCATGGATCTTGGTCTTTCCGGCTATGCCATCGAGCCCAATGAGGCGATGCGGGAAGAAGGGTTGCGTCTTTGCAGGGATCGCTCCCGGGTCAAATGGTCAAAAGGAACCGCCGAGGAAACGGGGTTGTCCGATGCCTCGGTCGACTGGATTTTGATGGCCTCGTCTTTTCACTGGACGAATTCCATCGCCGCACTCGCCGAGTTTCACCGCATTTTAAGACCGGGAGGGTTTTTTAGCGCCTTATGGAATCCGCGTGACCTGGAAAAAAGCCCCTTGCAGAAGCGGATCGAGGAAATTGTCTGTGCGATGGCGCCCGGTTTGAAGAGGGTTTCTTCCGGTGCGGAAAAATACACCCGGGGCCTCGAACAAACGCTCATCGGCACCGGCCACTTTCATCATCCAATCTTTATGGAGGCCCCGCACGAAGAAACGATGGATCGGCAAAGATACCTCGGCGTTTGGAGGTCGGTGAATGACCTGCAGGCGCAGGCCGGCGAACTCAAATTTCAGGAAATACTCGACCGGATTGAAAGTGAAATTTCGGGCCTCGATCGCATTGTTGTGCCGTACAAGACTCGCGCGTGGACTGTCCAAAAAAAACTTCAATGA
- a CDS encoding phosphocholine cytidylyltransferase family protein, producing MKAIILAAGRGSRLGPLTDDRPKAMVAYNGKPMITRILETLRHCRIDDITVVKGYKAEALKTDGAKSILNERYAATNMVATLFCAEQEMDDDVIISYADIVYEPAILQTLIDEPSDFAVVVDKEWKTLWSRRGLDPLKDAETLKLNRQGYILEIGKKPATYQEIQGQYIGLLKIRRSITNRIRALYRRMDRDRLYDGARFDQMYMTTFIQHLIHLSVPVKAVPISGGWREIDTPEDLKT from the coding sequence ATGAAGGCCATCATCCTTGCCGCGGGTCGGGGGTCGCGACTCGGTCCCCTGACCGATGATCGCCCCAAGGCGATGGTCGCCTACAACGGCAAGCCGATGATTACCCGCATTTTGGAGACCCTGCGACACTGCCGGATCGACGATATTACGGTTGTCAAGGGATATAAGGCGGAGGCCTTGAAAACGGACGGCGCAAAAAGCATCCTCAATGAGCGGTATGCCGCAACAAACATGGTCGCCACGTTATTCTGCGCGGAACAGGAAATGGATGATGACGTCATTATTTCTTATGCAGATATCGTTTACGAGCCTGCTATTCTTCAAACGCTGATCGACGAGCCTTCCGACTTTGCCGTTGTTGTCGACAAGGAATGGAAAACCCTCTGGTCAAGAAGAGGGCTCGACCCCCTCAAGGATGCCGAGACGCTTAAGCTCAATCGACAGGGGTATATTTTGGAGATCGGGAAGAAGCCGGCGACATATCAGGAAATCCAGGGGCAATATATAGGACTTCTTAAAATCCGACGCTCGATCACGAATAGGATTCGCGCGCTTTACCGCCGGATGGACCGTGATCGCCTCTATGACGGCGCCCGATTCGATCAGATGTACATGACGACATTTATTCAGCACCTCATCCATCTTTCCGTGCCTGTGAAGGCCGTGCCGATTTCCGGCGGATGGAGGGAAATTGACACGCCGGAGGACCTGAAAACCTAG
- a CDS encoding aminotransferase class III-fold pyridoxal phosphate-dependent enzyme, with product MSSDLKSKITAGLRMQERARRRIPGMTQLLSKRPDQFAPGVWPGYFSRAKGAEVWDLDGNRYIDMSLGGIGANVLGYADPDVDAAVKETLEAGTSCTLNGPEEVELAELLCELHPWAEMARFARTGGESMAIAVRIARCHTGRDKIAFCGYHGWHDWYLAANLGTENALGEHLLSGLKPAGVPQGLKGTALPFRYNCPDELNTIMARHKREIAAIVMEPIRNTQPLPGFLEKVRATADEVGAVLIFDEISSGFRLACGGAHLVLGVTPDMAVFSKALGNGYPIGAVIGRAEVMEAAQNTFISSTYWTERIGPTAALAMIRKYRRYRVQEHLAEIGGTVQTGWRTLGERRRLPLQVGGILPMGHLEFQDAKKLALKALFVQRMLERGYLASTAFYSMYAHQAEQVASYLKAADEVFKEMADLLQSDRVEESLKGPPAAAGFQRLT from the coding sequence ATGTCATCGGACTTGAAAAGCAAGATTACGGCAGGACTCCGGATGCAGGAGCGGGCCCGGAGGAGAATTCCGGGCATGACACAGCTCCTCTCCAAGAGACCCGATCAGTTTGCGCCGGGAGTGTGGCCGGGGTACTTCAGTCGCGCAAAGGGCGCCGAGGTCTGGGATCTGGACGGTAATCGTTATATCGACATGAGTCTGGGCGGAATCGGCGCCAATGTCCTCGGATACGCCGACCCGGATGTCGACGCCGCCGTCAAAGAGACCCTTGAGGCCGGAACGAGTTGCACGCTCAACGGCCCGGAAGAGGTCGAGTTGGCCGAACTGTTGTGCGAACTTCATCCCTGGGCGGAGATGGCGCGGTTCGCGCGCACCGGAGGAGAATCGATGGCGATCGCCGTCCGCATTGCGCGATGCCATACCGGCCGCGACAAGATCGCCTTTTGCGGTTATCATGGTTGGCACGATTGGTATCTGGCGGCAAACCTGGGGACCGAAAACGCCCTTGGGGAGCATCTTCTATCGGGCCTCAAACCTGCGGGGGTTCCGCAAGGTTTGAAGGGGACGGCCCTCCCCTTCCGCTATAATTGTCCCGATGAATTAAACACGATCATGGCCCGACATAAACGGGAAATCGCCGCCATCGTCATGGAGCCGATTCGCAACACCCAACCCCTCCCCGGCTTTCTGGAGAAGGTGCGGGCGACAGCGGACGAGGTCGGGGCGGTTCTCATCTTTGACGAGATTTCATCCGGGTTCCGGTTGGCGTGCGGAGGGGCGCACCTCGTCCTGGGCGTGACCCCCGACATGGCGGTATTCTCCAAGGCCCTGGGGAACGGCTACCCGATCGGAGCGGTCATTGGACGGGCGGAAGTCATGGAAGCGGCCCAGAATACCTTCATCAGCAGCACCTACTGGACCGAACGGATCGGCCCCACGGCGGCCCTAGCGATGATCCGAAAATACCGCCGCTACCGGGTGCAGGAACATTTGGCCGAGATCGGAGGAACCGTGCAAACCGGTTGGCGGACTTTGGGCGAAAGGCGCCGGTTGCCGCTCCAGGTGGGAGGGATCCTGCCAATGGGTCATCTTGAATTTCAGGATGCGAAGAAACTTGCCCTCAAGGCCCTGTTTGTTCAGCGAATGCTGGAGAGAGGTTATCTTGCTTCCACCGCCTTCTACTCGATGTATGCCCACCAGGCGGAACAGGTCGCCTCATACCTGAAGGCCGCCGATGAGGTTTTTAAAGAAATGGCCGATCTCCTGCAATCCGACCGGGTTGAAGAGTCCCTGAAGGGTCCACCGGCCGCGGCCGGTTTCCAACGATTGACTTGA
- a CDS encoding phosphoenolpyruvate synthase encodes MTVRFGTKAETLERLEAVLKSARVLPQIRMTVKEWEESPSRMIHRIREAGWLDEIPLIVRSSAYVEDSFKESMAGRHLSVKDVSGERAVRKAISKVIQSYGIGNDGDQVFLQPMLQDVALSGVAFSRDPNTGGPYIVVNYDDAGRGTSTVTSGGSNNLKMFYCYKHRKAPSPQWGRIVKLVWELESLLETDSLDIEFAVGAEGHLYLLQARPLVGVPKPDISTERHEKALGMIYRKIKESMQPHPYLHGSKTIYGVMPDWNPAEMIGVRPRPLTLSLYKELITDSIWAYQRDNYGYKSLRSFPLLISFHGFPYIDVRVDFNSFVPADIDAELSERLVNYYLKSLLESPTDHDKVEFEILYTCYTFDFTARSEELRKNGFSKPDCARLEKSLGALTNRIIHGEDGLWHEDLEKINDLQKRHSVIMQSPQNNVSKIYWLLEDCKRYGTLPFAGLARTGFIAVQLLQSLQRVGILNRSEYDLFTRSLNTIGSQMNQDFQYLSRKTFLKKYGHLRPGTYDILSPRYDEEPDQYFTWAPSPKKNRRENRRFIPSPDQLRQTGKLLKHHPLQLDAHELYDFIGKAVAAREYAKFIFTVNVSEILKLFRELGNENGFSPEQCSYADINCIKELYSSSADAASVLKKSIASGQENYSLTRSLSLPPLITKPEDVWHFHLPESAPNFITLQKARGPVAHVHHENRQKLVGSILMIPSADPGYDWVFSRRIAALITMYGGANSHMAVRAGELGVPAVIGAGEIFYSRWAKAEMLDIDCSDKRVSVIR; translated from the coding sequence ATGACGGTTCGCTTTGGAACCAAGGCGGAAACGCTGGAACGCCTCGAGGCGGTCCTAAAGTCGGCAAGGGTTCTCCCTCAAATCCGGATGACGGTGAAAGAATGGGAGGAATCGCCATCCCGAATGATCCACCGGATTCGGGAGGCCGGGTGGCTGGATGAGATTCCATTGATTGTGCGAAGCAGTGCGTATGTTGAGGATTCTTTCAAGGAATCCATGGCCGGCCGCCATCTTTCTGTAAAGGATGTGAGCGGAGAGAGGGCGGTCCGCAAGGCAATCTCAAAGGTCATTCAATCTTACGGCATCGGGAACGACGGGGACCAGGTGTTCCTTCAACCGATGTTGCAGGATGTCGCCTTAAGCGGAGTGGCCTTCAGCAGGGATCCGAATACCGGCGGACCCTACATCGTCGTTAATTACGATGATGCCGGCCGGGGGACATCCACGGTCACTTCAGGCGGATCAAACAACCTGAAGATGTTTTACTGTTACAAGCACAGAAAAGCGCCTTCTCCTCAATGGGGCAGGATCGTCAAACTGGTTTGGGAGCTGGAATCTCTCCTGGAAACGGATTCTCTTGATATCGAATTTGCCGTCGGCGCCGAAGGTCATCTCTATCTCCTGCAGGCCCGTCCTCTCGTGGGTGTTCCCAAACCCGACATCTCGACGGAAAGGCACGAAAAGGCCCTGGGGATGATTTACCGCAAGATAAAAGAATCCATGCAACCGCACCCATACCTCCACGGCTCAAAAACCATTTATGGCGTCATGCCCGACTGGAATCCGGCCGAGATGATCGGCGTTCGGCCTCGTCCCCTGACCCTGTCCCTCTATAAAGAACTGATCACGGACAGCATTTGGGCCTACCAGAGGGATAACTACGGCTATAAAAGCCTCCGAAGCTTCCCTTTATTGATCAGTTTTCACGGATTCCCTTACATCGACGTCCGCGTTGACTTCAACTCATTCGTTCCCGCGGATATTGACGCCGAGCTCTCGGAGCGTTTGGTGAATTACTACCTCAAGTCTCTTCTGGAGTCTCCGACCGACCATGACAAGGTCGAATTTGAAATTCTTTATACGTGCTACACCTTTGATTTCACCGCCCGTTCCGAAGAGCTCCGGAAAAACGGCTTCAGCAAACCGGATTGCGCCCGTTTGGAAAAAAGTCTTGGCGCGCTCACCAACAGAATTATTCACGGCGAAGACGGGCTATGGCATGAGGACCTGGAGAAGATAAATGATCTTCAAAAGCGCCATTCCGTCATCATGCAAAGCCCGCAGAACAATGTCTCGAAAATCTACTGGCTCCTGGAAGATTGCAAGCGGTACGGAACCCTTCCCTTCGCCGGTTTGGCGCGCACCGGATTCATTGCCGTGCAACTTCTTCAATCGTTACAGCGTGTCGGCATCCTTAACCGGTCCGAATATGACCTCTTTACAAGAAGTTTGAATACGATCGGCTCACAGATGAATCAGGACTTTCAATATTTAAGCCGCAAGACCTTTTTAAAAAAATACGGCCACTTGAGGCCCGGGACCTACGACATTCTGTCCCCCCGGTACGACGAGGAACCCGATCAGTACTTCACATGGGCCCCCTCCCCAAAAAAGAACCGCCGGGAAAATCGCCGATTTATTCCGTCTCCGGATCAACTGCGGCAAACCGGCAAACTTCTGAAACATCACCCGTTGCAACTGGATGCCCATGAGCTTTATGATTTCATCGGCAAGGCCGTCGCGGCAAGGGAATATGCCAAATTTATCTTTACCGTCAACGTCAGCGAGATCCTCAAATTATTCAGGGAACTGGGGAATGAAAACGGATTCAGCCCTGAACAATGCTCCTACGCGGATATCAACTGCATCAAGGAGCTTTATTCGTCGAGCGCGGATGCCGCGTCGGTTTTGAAGAAAAGCATCGCCTCGGGACAGGAAAATTATTCGCTCACAAGAAGCCTGTCCCTGCCCCCCCTGATTACGAAACCGGAGGATGTATGGCATTTCCACCTGCCCGAGAGCGCGCCGAATTTTATCACCCTCCAAAAGGCCAGAGGCCCGGTGGCCCACGTCCACCATGAGAACCGCCAAAAACTCGTCGGCAGTATTCTCATGATACCGAGCGCGGACCCGGGCTATGACTGGGTTTTCTCCCGTCGCATCGCCGCGTTGATTACGATGTACGGCGGGGCCAACTCCCACATGGCTGTCCGGGCGGGTGAACTTGGCGTTCCGGCGGTGATCGGCGCCGGGGAAATTTTCTATTCAAGATGGGCAAAGGCCGAGATGCTTGATATCGACTGTTCCGACAAGAGGGTATCCGTCATCCGATGA